In Lujinxingia vulgaris, the genomic stretch GTGGCCCACCGAAGAGGCTGAAGAAGCCGAAGCGGCGCCGGCGGAAGAGGTCGAGGCCAAGCCGAAGAAGAAGGCGACCAAGAAGAAGAGCACCAAGAAGGACGAGGGCGCTGACGATGGCGAGGCCGAGGCCAAGCCGAAGAAGAAGGCGACCAAGAAGAAGAGCACCAAGAAAGACGACGACGCGGAAGCCTCCGAATAAGCATCACGAATAGGCGGAGCCGCGTGTCGGTTGAGCAGTCGAATGATGTGTGCGTCGAAACGTTAAGCAGTACCACGAGGAGCGAGTCATGGCCTTTATCCCCAACGTCGTCGAACAAACCCACCGCGGAGAGCGTGGCTGGGACATCTTCAGTCGACTGCTCAAAGACCGGATTATCTTTCTGGGTACTCAGGTCAACGATCAGATCGCCAACTCCATCATCGCCCAGTTGCTCTTTCTGGAGAGCGATGATCCCGAAAAGGAGATCTCGCTCTACATCAACTCCCCGGGCGGGAGTGTGACGGCGGGGTTGGCGATCTACGACACCATGCAGTACGTCAAAGCGCCGGTGACCACGATCTGTCTGGGGCAGGCCGCCTCGATGGGCGCGGTGCTGCTGGCGGCCGGCGAGCCGGGGCGGCGCTTTAGCCTGCCCAACTCGCGGATCTTGATTCACCAGCCTCTGATGGGGGGCTTGAGTGGTCAGGCGACCGACATTGATATTCAGGCCCGCGAGATCTTGAAGTTGCGCGAGACGCTCAACGGGATCCTGGCTCGCCACACCGGCCAGAGCCTGGAGAATATTGAGCGCGATACCGATCGCGACTTCTTCATGAGCGCCGAAGACGCCCGGGAGTACGGGCTTGTCGATGAGGTGATCAGCCCGCGGGCCAAGCAGGATCAGCCCGAGAAGTAAGGGGGCGCCGGCTGCGGCGTCGTCAGGAGGTTGAAGTCGGTACGGCGCGCTCGATAAGATGCGTGACGTGCCCCGGTGGGTTTCGGGGAATGCCTCCCCGAAACCCACCGTTTTTCGAGGGTAGAAGCAGCCCGAGCGTGAAGGCACAAGGTCTTCGCGATGAAGCGGGCGCAGCATGACCAGTGACACCAGGATATCTCATGGCGAAGAAAGGCAGCGGCGGTCACGCCAACTTGTGCTGTTCGTTCTGCGGGAAGAGTCAGCGCGACGTGCAGAAGCTGATTGCCGGCCCCACCGTCTACATCTGCGATGAATGCATCGGGCTGTGCGGCGACATCATCGACCAGGAGGTCGAGCGAGAGGGCCGCTCCAGCGGCATCGCCAACGTGCCCAAGCCTATCGAGATCAAAGAGATCCTCGATCAGTATGTGATCGGCCAGGAGAAGGCCAAGCGCAACCTGGCGGTGGCCGTGCACAACCATTACAAGCGCATCGACAGCGTCGTCGACAGCGATGGGGTGGAGCTGCAGAAGTCGAACATTCTGCTCATCGGCCCCACCGGCAGCGGTAAGACGCTGCTGGCGCAGACGCTGGCGCGCATCCTGGATGTGCCCTTCACCATCGCGGACGCGACCAGCCTCACCGAGGCCGGTTATGTTGGCGAGGATGTGGAGAACATCATCGTGAACCTGCTTCAGGCCGCCGATGGCGACGTGGAGAAGGCCAGCCGCGGGATCATCTACATCGATGAGATCGATAAGATCTCGCGCAAGGGCGAGAACCCCTCGATCACGCGCGACGTCTCCGGTGAAGGTGTGCAGCAGGCGCTTTTGAAGATCATCGAGGGCACGGTGGCGTCTGTGCCGCCCAAGGGTGGGCGTAAGCATCCGCAGCAGGACTTTTTGCAGATCGACACCACCAACATCCTCTTTATCTGCGGCGGTGCCTTCTCGGGGCTGGAGCAGATCATCGCGCAGCGTGTGGGCGATAAGCGCATGGGCTTTGGCGGCGACATCAGCAAGGTCGACGATCGCTCCGCCAGCGAGCTCTTTGCCACCCTGCAGCCCGAAGATCTGATGCGCTTTGGTCTGATCCCCGAGTTTGTGGGCCGCGTGCCGGTGATCGCCACCCTGGAAGAGCTCGATGAGGAGGCCCTCGTCGAGATCCTCACCTCGCCGAAGAACGCGCTGGTCAAGCAGTACCGCAAGCTCTTCCGCATCGATGGTGTGCAGGTGGAGTTCGAGCCCGACGCGTTGCGCTCGGTGGCGCGTGCCGCCCTGGCGCATAAGACCGGGGCCCGCGGGCTGCGTTCGATCCTTGAGACCTTGATGATGGATCTTATGTACGATCTGCCCGATCGCGAAGACGTTAAAGAGCTCACGATCACCGATGAGATGGTCAACCGGGCAAGCGGCGCACAGATTCAACTTGACCCCACGACGGCCGAGTCGGCCTGAGGGGCAGCTGAGCAGCATGTCGCATCGGGCATGTGCTGAAAGCGGGTAGGATTCAAAGAAGCTGCGGTCGGGCCCGGTGTCGGGCCGCACTGACGCACCACACACGAGAGCGATATGGCGTCTTCCAATGAGCAGCGTTCTGGCGAGGAGTCTCAGGCCACGCTTCCGCTTTTGCCACTGCGCGACATCCTGGTCTT encodes the following:
- the clpX gene encoding ATP-dependent Clp protease ATP-binding subunit ClpX — its product is MAKKGSGGHANLCCSFCGKSQRDVQKLIAGPTVYICDECIGLCGDIIDQEVEREGRSSGIANVPKPIEIKEILDQYVIGQEKAKRNLAVAVHNHYKRIDSVVDSDGVELQKSNILLIGPTGSGKTLLAQTLARILDVPFTIADATSLTEAGYVGEDVENIIVNLLQAADGDVEKASRGIIYIDEIDKISRKGENPSITRDVSGEGVQQALLKIIEGTVASVPPKGGRKHPQQDFLQIDTTNILFICGGAFSGLEQIIAQRVGDKRMGFGGDISKVDDRSASELFATLQPEDLMRFGLIPEFVGRVPVIATLEELDEEALVEILTSPKNALVKQYRKLFRIDGVQVEFEPDALRSVARAALAHKTGARGLRSILETLMMDLMYDLPDREDVKELTITDEMVNRASGAQIQLDPTTAESA
- the clpP gene encoding ATP-dependent Clp endopeptidase proteolytic subunit ClpP; translation: MRRNVKQYHEERVMAFIPNVVEQTHRGERGWDIFSRLLKDRIIFLGTQVNDQIANSIIAQLLFLESDDPEKEISLYINSPGGSVTAGLAIYDTMQYVKAPVTTICLGQAASMGAVLLAAGEPGRRFSLPNSRILIHQPLMGGLSGQATDIDIQAREILKLRETLNGILARHTGQSLENIERDTDRDFFMSAEDAREYGLVDEVISPRAKQDQPEK